The Halopseudomonas sabulinigri genome window below encodes:
- the dsbD gene encoding protein-disulfide reductase DsbD, with the protein MRLFRFFILLSLLLTASAQAAFPSSTSASGSSLTGLLQGSSNQADFLPVHEAFRPGLLEANDQQISVIFDIAPGYYLYRHRLHFTLQGEHDLPLTAQLPEGKHKTDEYFGDVEVYYNQLQVTLDVSDLPAAASNLAVGFQGCADAGLCYPPEVVNLTLTEASAPAKPADTSDAPSGFSLSSETGGLALLLFFVAGLGLTFTPCVLPMLPILSSLVLGRSAIGRGRALALALAYVLGMAVTLAIVGALIGSFGAALNIQARLQSPWILGSFALFFALFALAMFGHFDLSLPRFLRDPLERIHQRTEGGSLAGAASMGALSTLVVSPCISAPLAGALVYISTTGDALGGGLKLFALGLGMGVPLLLVALFGSALLPRSGPWLNTVKHLFGFGLLAVAIWLLERLLPGSLSLALWAALAAGLAVRIGLFSADHGNYLRRTLALLIALYASAALFGALAGAEDPLRPLQPFSTTRDSAAQQSGEFTTLTDPAQLNLALQSAARQQQPAIVDVYADWCISCKVMEREILSQPAVREALAGYARIKLDLTDNTPAQRAWLTQHQLFGPPAYLFYRGDGEEQRKLRIQGEVDKAHFLRLLQQAADGNLTP; encoded by the coding sequence GCTCCTCGCTCACCGGGCTGCTACAAGGCAGTAGCAATCAGGCCGATTTTCTACCCGTCCACGAGGCCTTTCGCCCCGGCCTGCTGGAGGCCAACGATCAGCAGATCAGCGTCATTTTCGATATTGCCCCCGGCTACTATCTCTACCGCCATCGTCTGCACTTCACACTGCAGGGTGAGCACGATCTGCCGCTGACTGCGCAGCTACCCGAGGGCAAGCACAAAACCGATGAGTATTTCGGCGACGTCGAGGTGTACTACAACCAATTGCAGGTAACCCTCGATGTCAGCGACCTGCCCGCCGCTGCCAGCAACCTTGCCGTGGGCTTTCAGGGTTGCGCTGACGCCGGCCTTTGCTATCCGCCGGAAGTCGTCAACCTGACGCTGACTGAGGCTAGCGCCCCTGCCAAGCCAGCTGACACCAGCGATGCGCCCAGTGGGTTTTCGCTTAGCAGCGAAACGGGCGGCCTTGCCCTGCTGCTGTTTTTTGTCGCAGGTCTGGGCCTGACCTTCACGCCTTGCGTCTTGCCGATGCTGCCGATTCTGTCCAGCCTGGTGCTGGGCCGCAGCGCCATCGGGCGGGGCCGCGCACTGGCGTTGGCGCTTGCCTATGTGCTGGGGATGGCCGTCACCCTGGCCATTGTCGGCGCCCTCATCGGCAGTTTTGGCGCGGCGCTGAACATTCAGGCGCGCCTGCAATCACCGTGGATTCTGGGCTCGTTCGCACTCTTCTTTGCGCTCTTTGCACTGGCCATGTTCGGCCACTTCGACCTCAGCTTGCCGCGCTTTCTGCGCGACCCGCTGGAGCGTATTCATCAACGCACCGAAGGCGGCTCACTGGCCGGCGCCGCCAGTATGGGCGCGCTGTCTACCCTGGTGGTTTCACCCTGCATTTCAGCTCCGCTGGCGGGCGCACTGGTCTACATCAGCACCACCGGGGACGCCTTGGGCGGCGGCTTGAAGCTCTTCGCCCTGGGCCTGGGCATGGGTGTGCCTTTGCTGCTGGTGGCGCTGTTTGGCAGCGCTCTTTTACCGCGCTCCGGTCCGTGGCTGAACACCGTCAAACACCTGTTCGGCTTTGGCCTGCTGGCAGTGGCTATCTGGCTGCTTGAGCGCCTGCTTCCGGGCTCGCTGAGCCTGGCTCTCTGGGCCGCGCTGGCCGCCGGCCTGGCGGTGCGCATTGGTCTGTTCAGCGCCGATCACGGCAACTACCTGCGTCGCACCCTGGCACTGCTGATCGCGCTGTACGCCAGTGCCGCCTTGTTCGGCGCTCTCGCCGGCGCTGAAGATCCCCTGCGGCCATTACAGCCGTTCAGTACGACGCGTGACAGCGCTGCGCAGCAGAGCGGCGAGTTCACCACCCTGACCGACCCGGCACAGCTGAACCTGGCACTGCAGAGCGCCGCGCGCCAGCAGCAACCGGCGATCGTCGACGTCTACGCCGATTGGTGCATCAGCTGCAAAGTCATGGAGCGGGAAATTCTCAGCCAGCCGGCGGTACGTGAGGCGCTGGCGGGTTATGCGCGGATCAAGCTCGATTTGACCGACAATACTCCGGCGCAACGCGCCTGGCTTACTCAACATCAACTGTTCGGCCCACCCGCCTACCTGTTCTACCGCGGCGATGGCGAGGAGCAGCGTAAGCTGCGCATTCAAGGCGAAGTAGACAAGGCCCACTTCCTGCGCCTCTTGCAACAGGCGGCCGATGGCAATTTAACGCCTTAA
- the aroQ gene encoding type II 3-dehydroquinate dehydratase, with the protein MASILVLHGPNLNRLGSREPGVYGATTLEQINQHLRELASQHGHHLLSLQSNAEHELIERIHAAGDEAIDFILINPAAFTHTSVAIRDALLAVSIPFIEVHLSNVYKREPFRHHSYFSDVAEGVICGLGAQGYELALQAAIHKIEQS; encoded by the coding sequence ATGGCCAGCATACTGGTCCTGCATGGACCCAATCTAAACCGTCTTGGCAGCCGCGAGCCCGGCGTCTACGGCGCGACCACCCTCGAGCAGATCAATCAACACCTGCGCGAGCTTGCCAGCCAGCACGGTCATCATCTGCTCAGCCTGCAGAGCAACGCCGAACATGAATTGATCGAGCGTATTCACGCGGCTGGCGATGAGGCCATCGACTTTATCCTGATCAATCCTGCCGCTTTTACTCACACCAGCGTCGCAATACGTGACGCGTTGCTCGCGGTGAGCATCCCATTCATCGAAGTTCACTTATCCAACGTGTATAAACGCGAACCTTTCCGCCATCATTCCTACTTTTCGGACGTTGCCGAAGGCGTGATTTGCGGGTTGGGCGCCCAGGGCTATGAACTGGCCCTGCAGGCGGCAATACACAAAATAGAACAATCCTGA
- the accB gene encoding acetyl-CoA carboxylase biotin carboxyl carrier protein — MDIRKVKKLIELLEESGIDELEIHEGEESVRISRHSQQPAAPQYYAPQPAPAAPAPAAAAAPAAPVAEAAPAEPSGHLVRSPMVGTFYRSPSPTAASFVEVGHTVKAGDVLCIVEAMKMMNHIEADKSGVVQAILVDNGQPVEFDQPLFSIA, encoded by the coding sequence ATGGATATTCGCAAAGTCAAAAAACTAATCGAGCTTCTGGAAGAGTCCGGCATCGACGAGCTGGAGATTCACGAGGGTGAAGAGTCCGTGCGCATCAGCCGGCACAGCCAGCAGCCCGCTGCACCGCAATACTACGCGCCTCAGCCAGCACCTGCCGCCCCTGCTCCAGCAGCGGCCGCCGCGCCCGCAGCACCGGTCGCTGAAGCAGCACCGGCCGAGCCGTCCGGTCACCTGGTTCGCTCGCCCATGGTTGGCACCTTCTACCGCTCACCGTCACCGACTGCCGCGTCCTTTGTCGAAGTAGGTCACACGGTTAAAGCCGGCGATGTGCTGTGCATCGTTGAAGCCATGAAGATGATGAACCACATCGAAGCCGACAAGAGCGGCGTGGTGCAGGCCATCCTGGTGGATAACGGCCAGCCGGTGGAATTCGATCAACCCCTGTTCAGCATCGCCTGA
- the accC gene encoding acetyl-CoA carboxylase biotin carboxylase subunit has protein sequence MHKVLIANRGEIALRVIRACKELGLKTVAVHSTADRELMHLAMADETVCIGPPSATDSYLNIPAIISAAEVTGADGIHPGYGFLAENADFAEQIENSGFTFIGPSAEVIRLMGDKVSAIAAMKATGVPTVPGSDGPLPENDDAECLRIGQRVGYPVIIKAAGGGGGRGMRVVHDEADLIKSIKLTRTEAGAAFGNPMVYLEKFLTNPRHVEVQVMSDGQGHAIHLGDRDCSLQRRHQKIIEEAPAPGIDEKARAEVQARCVQACIDLGYRGAGTFEFLYENGEFYFIEMNTRVQVEHPVSEMVTGIDIVKEQILVASGQPLSFTQDDVVIRGHAIECRINAEDPKTFMPSPGTVSFYHAPGGNGVRVDSHLYSGYKVPPYYDSLVGKLITYGATREEALARMRNAIDELVVDGIKTNTPLHRELVRDPGFCKGGVNIHYLEHKLGLK, from the coding sequence ATGCATAAAGTACTGATAGCCAACCGTGGTGAAATTGCGCTGCGCGTCATTCGCGCGTGCAAGGAGCTGGGGTTGAAGACCGTAGCGGTGCACTCCACCGCAGACCGTGAGCTGATGCACCTGGCCATGGCAGACGAGACCGTCTGCATTGGGCCGCCAAGTGCCACTGACTCCTACCTGAACATCCCTGCCATCATCAGCGCCGCCGAAGTCACCGGTGCGGATGGCATCCACCCCGGCTACGGCTTCCTAGCGGAAAATGCCGACTTTGCCGAGCAGATCGAAAACTCCGGCTTCACCTTCATTGGTCCCAGTGCCGAAGTGATTCGCCTGATGGGCGACAAGGTTTCCGCGATTGCTGCAATGAAGGCAACCGGCGTGCCGACCGTGCCCGGCTCTGACGGACCACTGCCGGAAAACGACGACGCAGAGTGCCTGCGCATCGGTCAACGCGTTGGTTACCCGGTGATTATCAAGGCGGCTGGCGGCGGCGGCGGTCGCGGCATGCGCGTGGTGCACGATGAGGCAGACCTGATCAAGTCGATCAAGCTGACCCGTACCGAAGCGGGCGCGGCTTTTGGCAACCCGATGGTCTACCTGGAAAAATTCCTCACCAACCCACGTCACGTGGAAGTACAGGTGATGTCGGACGGCCAGGGACACGCCATTCACCTGGGCGATCGCGACTGCTCACTGCAGCGTCGCCATCAGAAAATCATTGAAGAAGCGCCTGCTCCCGGCATTGACGAGAAAGCCCGCGCTGAAGTGCAGGCCCGCTGCGTACAGGCCTGTATCGATCTGGGCTACCGCGGCGCCGGCACCTTCGAGTTTCTGTACGAAAACGGCGAGTTCTATTTCATCGAGATGAACACCCGCGTACAGGTCGAACACCCGGTATCGGAGATGGTCACCGGCATCGACATCGTCAAGGAACAGATTCTGGTCGCCTCCGGCCAGCCGCTGAGCTTTACCCAGGACGATGTGGTGATTCGTGGCCACGCCATAGAATGCCGCATCAATGCCGAAGACCCGAAAACCTTCATGCCCAGCCCCGGCACAGTGAGCTTCTACCACGCTCCGGGCGGCAATGGCGTTCGCGTCGACTCGCACCTGTATAGCGGCTACAAGGTACCGCCCTACTACGACTCCCTGGTCGGCAAGTTGATTACCTATGGTGCCACCCGTGAGGAAGCGCTGGCGCGCATGCGCAACGCTATCGACGAGCTGGTAGTAGACGGCATCAAGACGAACACGCCGCTACACCGTGAGCTGGTGCGTGATCCTGGCTTCTGCAAGGGTGGTGTAAATATCCACTATCTGGAGCACAAGCTGGGTTTGAAATAA
- the prmA gene encoding 50S ribosomal protein L11 methyltransferase — protein MSWLQLRLAITPEQAESLEDKLLELGAVSVTFMDAEDQPIFEPDLGTTPLWSNTHLLALFEADTDGPALLQHLQLLWQGELPQHELEQIEDQDWERSWMDNFHPMRFGERLWIVPSWHAAPEPEAVNLLLDPGLAFGTGTHPTTALCLQWLDGQQLNGKQVIDFGCGSGILAIAALLLGAKHAVGTDIDVQALEASRDNAQRNHIEDQRFDLYLPENMPQQPAEVVVANILAGPLVSLAPQLASLVLPGGLIALSGILAEQTEDILAAYQDYFELDPVANQDGWIRVSGRRKP, from the coding sequence ATGTCCTGGCTGCAACTCCGACTCGCCATCACCCCCGAACAGGCCGAAAGCCTCGAAGATAAACTACTGGAACTCGGTGCAGTGTCCGTCACCTTCATGGATGCAGAAGATCAGCCTATCTTCGAGCCAGACCTGGGCACCACCCCGCTCTGGTCCAACACCCATCTGCTTGCCCTGTTTGAGGCAGATACCGATGGGCCAGCGCTGCTGCAACACCTGCAACTGCTATGGCAAGGTGAGCTGCCGCAACACGAGCTGGAGCAGATCGAGGACCAGGACTGGGAACGCAGCTGGATGGACAACTTTCACCCCATGCGTTTTGGCGAGCGTCTGTGGATAGTGCCCAGCTGGCACGCAGCCCCGGAGCCCGAGGCGGTCAACCTGCTGCTCGACCCCGGCCTGGCCTTCGGTACCGGCACCCATCCCACAACCGCTTTGTGCCTGCAATGGCTGGATGGCCAGCAACTTAACGGCAAACAGGTGATCGATTTCGGCTGCGGTTCCGGCATTCTGGCCATCGCAGCCCTACTGCTGGGTGCAAAGCATGCGGTCGGCACCGATATTGATGTACAGGCTCTAGAGGCCTCGCGCGACAACGCGCAGCGCAACCACATCGAGGACCAGCGCTTCGATCTCTACCTGCCAGAGAACATGCCACAGCAACCGGCCGAAGTCGTAGTCGCCAATATTCTCGCGGGCCCGCTGGTCAGCCTGGCGCCGCAGTTGGCCAGCCTGGTACTACCGGGTGGCTTGATCGCCCTGTCCGGCATTTTGGCTGAGCAGACCGAAGACATTCTCGCCGCCTATCAGGATTACTTCGAGCTGGACCCGGTCGCCAATCAGGACGGCTGGATTCGCGTCAGTGGCCGTCGCAAGCCGTGA
- a CDS encoding zinc-ribbon and DUF3426 domain-containing protein: MSELQVTQCPYCKTHFRLSQEQLSAAAGNVRCGACLKVFNALSTNPAQSPPAAPIERHNAAGELLIHDDLELDDLDLEALGLDESIVEEVNPPLSASRDEARLTADDSEPGLSAADDDFLDDDQPLSLAETALPQEPTDPQQPGALDDDDFDLHEDFIATPPARDIQQRREPAFSEPDPLPSKPADALPPPARMLPLQDATGPGGIFLRDRPANVPEDEHAEVETGLTARDEPDIDEAELDDVPEDNIDTRSEPRLDDDLTLPDLDDEPLLLDEPVRAKRRGRHNWIWTPLCLLAIGALLAQIVTYNLEAWARDERWRPTLEGICLVAGCELPVRVDISQVRSSNLLVRPHPDFPNAVAIDVIIYNRADYPQPFPVVRMLFTDNRGNSVSEKRFRPEEYLGGELAGRNLMPPQTPIHIALSMVAPGPQASSYNLDFLSP, from the coding sequence ATGAGTGAACTGCAGGTCACGCAATGCCCTTACTGCAAAACCCATTTCCGCCTGTCTCAGGAACAACTGAGCGCAGCAGCCGGGAACGTGCGTTGCGGCGCCTGCCTGAAAGTGTTCAATGCGCTGAGTACCAACCCGGCACAAAGCCCACCAGCAGCGCCAATTGAGCGTCATAACGCCGCAGGCGAGCTCCTTATTCACGACGATCTGGAGCTGGACGACCTCGACCTCGAAGCCCTTGGGCTCGACGAATCCATCGTCGAAGAGGTTAACCCTCCCCTCTCGGCGAGCCGGGATGAGGCGCGACTGACCGCAGACGACAGCGAGCCAGGTCTCAGCGCCGCAGACGACGACTTCCTCGACGATGACCAGCCTCTGAGTCTTGCCGAGACCGCGCTGCCGCAGGAACCAACCGACCCGCAGCAGCCCGGCGCCCTGGATGACGACGACTTCGACCTGCACGAAGACTTTATCGCCACGCCACCGGCGCGGGATATCCAGCAGCGCCGCGAGCCGGCATTTTCCGAACCAGACCCGCTGCCGAGCAAACCAGCAGACGCACTACCCCCGCCGGCGCGCATGCTGCCGCTGCAGGATGCCACCGGCCCCGGGGGCATCTTTCTGCGTGACCGCCCAGCCAACGTACCCGAGGACGAACACGCCGAAGTCGAGACCGGCCTGACCGCCCGAGACGAGCCTGATATCGATGAAGCCGAACTGGATGATGTGCCAGAGGACAACATCGACACCCGCAGCGAGCCCAGGCTGGACGATGACCTGACCCTGCCCGACCTGGACGACGAGCCGCTGCTGCTGGATGAGCCGGTACGTGCCAAGCGCCGCGGTCGCCACAACTGGATCTGGACGCCCCTATGCCTGCTTGCTATCGGCGCCCTGCTGGCCCAGATCGTAACCTACAACCTCGAGGCCTGGGCACGCGACGAGCGTTGGCGCCCCACGCTCGAGGGCATCTGCCTGGTAGCCGGCTGCGAACTACCCGTACGGGTCGACATTAGCCAGGTACGCAGCAGCAATCTGCTGGTCCGCCCGCATCCCGACTTCCCTAATGCGGTCGCTATCGACGTGATCATCTACAACCGTGCCGACTATCCGCAGCCTTTTCCGGTGGTGCGCATGTTGTTTACCGATAATCGCGGCAACAGTGTCAGCGAGAAACGCTTCCGCCCGGAAGAGTACCTCGGCGGTGAACTGGCCGGGCGCAACCTGATGCCACCCCAAACGCCGATTCACATCGCCCTGAGCATGGTCGCCCCAGGACCGCAAGCGTCCAGCTATAACCTCGACTTCCTCAGCCCCTGA
- the dusB gene encoding tRNA dihydrouridine synthase DusB codes for MDLAVLSIGPYQLPNPVILAPMAGVTDQPFRQLCRRLGAGLVVSEMVTSDTRLWSSRKSQLRLNHSGEPEPRSVQIAGGDPQMMAEAARMNQDFGAQIIDINMGCPAKKVCNKAAGSALLRDEALVAEILEAVVAAVQVPVTLKIRTGWDPDNRNGVSVARIAEASGIQALAVHGRTRSELYTGQAEYATIAAIKQAIRIPVIANGDITTPQKAQQVLQETGADAVMIGRAAQGRPWIFGEIDHYLRTGNTLPEPDLNTQRTILSEHLQALHQFYGSEHGARIARKHVSWYLQTLPGAGEFRRSFNAISCAEQQHLAINQYFSRLLEGDLAA; via the coding sequence ATGGACCTGGCAGTGCTCAGCATCGGACCTTACCAACTACCGAACCCCGTTATTCTGGCCCCCATGGCCGGGGTTACCGATCAGCCGTTCAGGCAGCTTTGCCGCCGCCTTGGCGCCGGGCTGGTGGTATCGGAAATGGTCACCAGCGACACCCGCCTGTGGAGTAGCCGCAAATCCCAACTCCGCTTGAACCACAGCGGTGAGCCAGAGCCGCGCTCAGTGCAGATTGCCGGCGGCGATCCGCAGATGATGGCCGAAGCTGCCCGCATGAATCAGGACTTTGGCGCGCAAATCATCGACATCAACATGGGGTGCCCCGCCAAGAAGGTCTGTAACAAGGCTGCCGGCTCCGCGCTATTACGCGATGAAGCCCTGGTCGCCGAGATCCTTGAAGCCGTTGTAGCGGCGGTGCAGGTACCGGTTACGCTGAAAATCCGTACCGGTTGGGATCCAGATAACCGCAACGGTGTCAGCGTCGCGCGCATTGCCGAGGCCAGCGGCATCCAGGCACTGGCCGTGCACGGTCGCACTCGCTCCGAGCTGTATACCGGCCAGGCAGAGTACGCCACCATCGCCGCGATCAAGCAGGCCATCCGCATACCGGTCATCGCCAATGGCGACATCACCACCCCGCAGAAAGCCCAACAGGTATTGCAGGAGACCGGTGCCGATGCCGTGATGATTGGCCGTGCAGCCCAGGGGCGACCCTGGATTTTCGGCGAAATAGACCACTATTTGCGCACCGGGAACACCCTACCCGAGCCTGACCTTAATACCCAGCGCACGATCCTAAGTGAGCACCTGCAGGCCCTGCACCAGTTTTATGGCAGCGAGCACGGCGCCCGCATTGCGCGCAAGCACGTGAGCTGGTACCTGCAGACATTGCCCGGTGCTGGCGAATTCCGCCGCAGTTTCAACGCCATTTCCTGCGCAGAACAGCAACACCTGGCCATCAATCAGTATTTCAGCCGCCTGCTGGAAGGAGATCTGGCAGCATGA
- the fis gene encoding DNA-binding transcriptional regulator Fis, with translation MNLEPSTFFDGNPTVSDSSPSTLPATGSDEARNPRPLRDSVEEALQNYFQHLEGQDVTDVYNMVLSEVEAPLLESVMNYVKGNQTRASEVLGLNRGTLRKKLKQYGLL, from the coding sequence ATGAACCTCGAACCCTCTACCTTTTTTGACGGAAATCCCACCGTGAGCGACAGCAGTCCATCCACTCTTCCTGCCACTGGCAGCGACGAAGCCCGTAATCCGCGCCCCCTGCGCGACAGCGTGGAAGAAGCGCTGCAAAATTATTTCCAGCACCTTGAAGGCCAAGACGTCACCGACGTATACAACATGGTGCTTTCCGAGGTAGAGGCGCCGCTGCTTGAAAGCGTCATGAACTACGTCAAAGGCAACCAGACACGTGCCTCGGAAGTTCTCGGACTTAATCGCGGAACACTACGTAAGAAGCTCAAGCAGTACGGACTGCTCTGA
- the purH gene encoding bifunctional phosphoribosylaminoimidazolecarboxamide formyltransferase/IMP cyclohydrolase, producing the protein MTDQTTRLPVRRALISVSDKTGVVEFARELSALGTEILSTGGTFKLLREQGIAAVEVADYTGFPEMMDGRVKTLHPKIHGGILGRRAIDGEVMQQHGIQPIDMVVVNLYPFAATVAKSDCSLPDAIENIDIGGPTMVRSAAKNHKDVAIVVNAGDYGSIVQALKNGGLTYAQRFDLALKAFEHTAAYDGMIANYLGTIEQSRDTLSTEERSSFPRTFNSQFIKVQDMRYGENPHQAAAFYREAAPTEACIATAVQLQGKALSYNNVADTDAALECVKSFSKPACVIVKHANPCGVAVVPDAEGGIRQAYELAYATDSESAFGGIIAFNRELDGDTAKAIVERQFVEVIIAPRISAAAREVVAAKANVRLLECGEWDSTRSADWDFKRVNGGLLVQSRDIGMITADELKVVTQRAPTEQEINDLVFAWKVAKFVKSNAIVYASQRQTVGIGAGQMSRVNSARIAAIKAEHAGLQVPGAVMASDAFFPFRDGIDNAAANGISAVIQPGGSMRDAEVIAAADEAGMAMVFTGMRHFRH; encoded by the coding sequence ATGACCGACCAAACCACTCGCCTGCCCGTACGCCGCGCCCTGATCAGCGTGTCCGACAAGACCGGCGTTGTCGAATTTGCCCGCGAACTCAGCGCTTTGGGTACTGAAATCCTGTCCACCGGTGGCACCTTCAAGCTGCTGCGCGAGCAGGGCATTGCCGCGGTGGAAGTCGCTGACTACACAGGCTTCCCAGAAATGATGGATGGTCGTGTGAAAACCCTGCACCCGAAGATTCACGGCGGCATTTTGGGCCGCCGCGCGATCGATGGTGAGGTCATGCAGCAACACGGCATCCAGCCCATCGATATGGTCGTGGTCAATCTCTACCCCTTCGCTGCCACCGTCGCCAAATCAGACTGCAGCCTGCCCGACGCCATCGAAAACATCGACATCGGTGGCCCGACCATGGTCCGCAGCGCCGCCAAGAACCACAAGGACGTAGCCATTGTGGTCAACGCCGGTGATTACGGCAGCATTGTACAGGCACTCAAAAATGGCGGCCTGACCTACGCGCAGCGTTTTGACCTGGCGCTGAAGGCGTTCGAACACACCGCCGCCTACGACGGCATGATCGCCAACTACCTCGGTACCATCGAGCAGAGCCGCGACACCCTGAGCACAGAAGAGCGCAGCAGCTTCCCGCGCACCTTCAACAGCCAGTTCATCAAGGTGCAGGACATGCGCTACGGCGAGAACCCGCATCAGGCCGCCGCTTTCTACAGGGAAGCGGCGCCGACCGAAGCCTGCATCGCTACCGCAGTGCAACTGCAGGGCAAGGCGCTGTCGTACAACAATGTCGCCGATACCGACGCGGCGCTAGAGTGCGTGAAGAGCTTCAGCAAGCCGGCCTGCGTCATCGTCAAGCATGCCAACCCCTGCGGTGTAGCGGTCGTGCCGGACGCTGAAGGTGGCATTCGCCAGGCGTACGAGCTGGCTTACGCCACCGACAGCGAATCGGCATTTGGCGGCATCATCGCCTTCAACCGTGAGCTGGACGGCGACACCGCCAAGGCCATCGTCGAACGTCAGTTTGTTGAAGTCATCATCGCCCCGCGCATCAGCGCCGCCGCCCGTGAGGTGGTCGCCGCCAAGGCCAACGTGCGCCTGCTCGAATGCGGCGAGTGGGACAGTACACGCAGCGCCGACTGGGACTTCAAGCGCGTCAATGGCGGCTTGCTGGTGCAAAGCCGCGACATTGGCATGATTACCGCCGATGAGCTCAAGGTTGTCACGCAACGCGCACCCACCGAACAGGAGATCAACGACCTGGTGTTTGCCTGGAAGGTGGCCAAGTTCGTCAAATCCAACGCCATCGTGTACGCCAGCCAACGCCAGACTGTCGGTATCGGCGCCGGTCAGATGAGCCGGGTCAACTCAGCCCGTATCGCGGCCATCAAGGCTGAACACGCCGGCCTGCAAGTGCCTGGCGCGGTCATGGCCTCGGATGCTTTTTTCCCATTCCGTGACGGCATCGACAATGCTGCCGCCAATGGCATCAGCGCGGTGATCCAGCCAGGTGGTTCAATGCGCGACGCTGAAGTCATTGCTGCCGCCGACGAGGCCGGTATGGCGATGGTATTCACCGGCATGCGCCACTTCAGACACTAA
- the purD gene encoding phosphoribosylamine--glycine ligase: protein MNVLIIGSGGREHALAWKVAQDERVEKVFVAPGNAGTAIEAKCENVAIDVLELDKLVAFARANVSLTIVGPEAPLVAGVVDRFRENDLPCFGPTAGAAQLEGSKAFTKDFLARHQIPTANYQNFTEIEPALAYLQTTGAPIVIKADGLAAGKGVIVAMTLQEAEAAVRDMLAGNAFGEAGSRVVIEEFLDGEEASFIVMVDGEHVLPMATSQDHKRVGDADTGPNTGGMGAYSPAPVVTDEVHQRVMQQVIWPTVRGMAAEGNTYTGFLYAGLMIDPAGNPKVIEFNCRFGDPETQPIMLRLQSSLVDLIEAAEAGTLDQIEAHWDPRPSLGVVLAAGGYPGDYAKGLPISGLQDAQATDGKVFHAGTALADGQVVTSGGRVLCATALGADIQSAQQAAYRLAEKIRWDGSFYRSDIGYRAIGRQ, encoded by the coding sequence ATGAACGTATTGATTATCGGTAGTGGCGGCCGCGAGCATGCCCTGGCGTGGAAAGTGGCACAGGACGAACGTGTCGAGAAGGTGTTTGTTGCGCCGGGCAATGCCGGCACCGCGATTGAAGCCAAATGCGAGAACGTCGCCATCGATGTGCTGGAACTGGACAAGTTGGTTGCCTTTGCCCGTGCCAACGTCAGCCTGACCATTGTCGGCCCGGAAGCCCCGTTGGTCGCCGGCGTGGTCGACCGCTTCCGCGAAAACGACCTGCCTTGCTTCGGTCCGACCGCAGGCGCGGCTCAGTTGGAGGGCTCCAAAGCCTTCACCAAGGACTTCCTCGCTCGCCACCAGATCCCTACGGCGAACTATCAGAACTTCACCGAAATCGAGCCGGCACTGGCCTACCTGCAAACAACAGGCGCGCCTATCGTCATCAAAGCCGACGGCCTGGCCGCCGGCAAAGGCGTGATCGTCGCGATGACCCTGCAGGAGGCGGAAGCCGCGGTACGTGACATGCTGGCCGGCAATGCCTTCGGCGAAGCCGGTTCGCGCGTTGTGATTGAAGAATTTCTCGATGGCGAAGAAGCCAGCTTCATCGTCATGGTCGACGGCGAGCATGTGCTACCCATGGCCACCAGCCAGGACCACAAGCGCGTCGGTGATGCCGACACCGGGCCGAACACCGGTGGCATGGGCGCGTATTCTCCAGCGCCGGTGGTGACCGATGAGGTTCATCAGCGCGTAATGCAGCAAGTGATCTGGCCAACGGTGCGCGGCATGGCAGCCGAAGGTAACACCTACACCGGTTTCCTCTATGCCGGGCTAATGATCGACCCCGCGGGCAACCCCAAGGTCATCGAGTTCAACTGCCGTTTTGGCGACCCGGAAACCCAACCCATCATGCTGCGCCTGCAATCCAGCCTGGTTGACCTGATAGAAGCGGCCGAAGCCGGCACCTTGGATCAGATCGAAGCCCATTGGGACCCACGCCCGAGCCTGGGCGTTGTACTGGCCGCTGGGGGTTATCCCGGCGATTATGCCAAAGGCCTTCCGATCAGTGGCCTGCAGGACGCCCAGGCAACCGATGGCAAAGTGTTCCATGCCGGTACTGCTCTGGCTGACGGTCAGGTCGTTACCAGCGGTGGACGGGTGCTCTGCGCCACAGCACTGGGAGCCGACATTCAAAGTGCTCAGCAGGCCGCCTACCGCCTGGCCGAGAAGATTCGCTGGGACGGCAGCTTCTATCGCAGCGACATCGGCTATCGCGCTATCGGCAGACAGTAG